ATGATAATCCGAAATTACAAATTGAAAGAAAACccttaagaaaataaataatctatAACTATAAAAAGATTGGTGTTCAGCGGCCTAATGATTCGTTAAATACAAATACGCTTTTTTTTCATGACCATAACAGTTCCTAAAACAAATCGAATAGATTAATGCTCTGAatattaagaatttaatatttaaagaacTTAACAATGCAATAATACTATCACGAACTCAGAgctacaaatttattttcaacttaGGAAAAGTAACAAAAGTTAAGCTCTGTTTATTAAAAGAACATCTCTGAAAAACTgttaataaagaaaacaatGAAACTACCATCGCTCTTTCTTTAAAATGTACTACCGAGAACCGAAACTTAAAGTACTTTGCTCTTCAAGACTTTTGTGCTTTTCTTTGTTCTCGAACTTCCTTTAACAACTCGTCTTCCAACAGCTTTTCTTGGCCTTCTTTTAGCCACTTTTTTCGGCAAAAAGACAATTGAAGCGAATAACCGAAATGAAATTCGTGGATTGGGAAAGCAAAACCGAAACAGCATGACCCATCTAAGACATGGCTCAAAGTCTGGATTTTCCGGGGTCTTAACACCTTTCACAtcggcatttccttttgcCGCTTTTCGGCCTATTTCGGCCCAGGAGTAACTAGGAAAAAACCGCAACACCTTTCGATTTGAAGTTGTACTTTTTCGGCCTTTCCCAATTTACGCGTGCACATAAAGTTTAAGCGTTCAAAGGTTTTCTTTAGTTGAGGTTAAACTGGAAGAAACATATTGAATTGCATTAGCACTCACATTTTAAAAACTTCGACAAAATGTCTCAACGTACTaatatttcaaacaaaataataaatgattgtTTGCGTTTGGAATGTCGACAATGCATTTTCAAGTTAACTCTTAGCTCATTTTCATGTGCACTTTTGGCATATAGAACATTTCCCGAGCGCATTTTCAGTGCGGGAAAATTAATTAGATGGGAGTAACCATTTCCAGCCCGCTCTTCAGAAACACTCGAACAAATGTCTAAACTTGTTTTACCTTTGGCATGACAGCCACTCGGCAAACTGCAGTGCAAACAGACTTTTGGATCAACTTTGTTAACTTCAGCATTAAAATACTTAACCCCATTCCGGGGCTCCATCATCGAAAACAAACCCCTTTTGCGCCGTAATCTATcaataatattattacttGAAGTGAGTTTGTTCGTTAGTTAGTTAGCTAGTTAGGTTCTCTTCAGCTGGCTTGCACTATCCGCACCCAGAAGTTTTAACTTTAGCCAAACTCTCCACCGCTCCTCACCGCACCATCGGATGGCCACTCGACGGGACGCTGGGTAATTCCCTAGGTAAATTTATAATTACTGGAAGCGACTTGAAACAGTTATGCCAGCGGCTGGAGTCCTGGGGGGCCCCTTCTGGGTGGAAGTGGCCAGTGGGTGGGAGTGGGTAACAAGGCGGATTCGGCTGCAAAAGTTGTAtcaagttgttgttgttgtctggCGAGTAGTGACCAGGGCGCCAGGCAATCTAATTTCCATTTACCCATTTGCCGGCGCCACCCGAAATAACCCTACTTTGTTGGCATTTTCATTAGGTTTCCATTGGGAAGCAGCCGCACCTGGAAGCTGGCTAAAAAGTTCATTCTAGGCGAAATTAAGTGTCATTTTTATtcgattttgttttagtaGTTAACATTTTGGTGGAAGGTAAAGGGGGCTATGGTAAAGTGCACTCAGTAGTTAAGCAGAGTTTTGAGAGAGTTTTTATATTCCCCAAGTCgcttgcttttttttattgattttaatggaaatgcaattaaaaatttaacagTGTTCCAGGCGTAAGTGCATTAACATTAActgaaaaatgatttatgccgtgtttgacattttaattatgcTCGCCGAcgcagcaacaaacaaacaaacaaacaatcgtgcatacatatatgtacatatatgtatgtattaccAATGTGCCAGCGTGTGAGTGACTTTCATGAAGTCTTTATTATGCTTTAAAATTTCCGGccatttgttttaatatttgccGTTTCTTGTTCAATTTTTAATGTtcaattaattgcattaaattaTGTGCAAAATTATGCACTTAAAATGCAATAAGTTTCCGCCCATAGACAAAATACGCACAGATCAGTGCGCAAATGCATCAAAAGCGAGCaggtttttacattttataaattaaataatgcacTTGATCGGCTGAAAGTAATCATATAGCTGCAGTTCAAAATTATACACCTTCAAATCTATTTGCAGTGGTCAGTATAAAAGTCTGCTTGCAATCAATAAATATCGGTTGATTATGCAATCGGACTGACTGCTGAAGCCACAACCTTCTGATActctatacatatattcacTTGCGGCTTTTTTGCTCCGCAACCAATCGCTTTAATTAAGCTTCATCTTGCTGGCCCTTCATCTCATTTCCCTGGCCAGCACATCAAAAaccaattaatttttatacgtTGTGTGGTTGTTTTACTCGGTGTTTTTTGTCGCTGTGCGGCGGACTACAATTTGCCAATAGGATACGGATACTGGGCAGGACATACGCATACAGAAGCTATTAGTCAGAAAATTTAACACAGCTCATTGGGCAAATTTGAACACGGCTGAAGCTAATGACATAATTTCGCCATTGACTGGATTAGATAATGCCCAGGACACAGTGCCACATTGGCACACTCTAATGCTCTCGCCCCTGTCTTGTTAATTGTTGTAAGGTCCTGTCCAGGACACATTACAAACATTACAATCTGCTATACGCCCGAAGCCAAAGATTAATGATCAGAAATGCCTAATGAAGTTATTCCGGTGGGAATGAGGGGAATTCTATTCCCCTGGCTCTTCGAAGATAATGGAAGTGTGATGAAGTGCTGAGTCCTTGGGAGTCCGAAGCTccttcgtttttatttatgatgCGCTCAAATTGTTGCTCTTTGCATATTTACCTTGTTATTTTATTACGTGACGGAAATGaacagaaatataaaatacaataaaataaaaagagaagcAACGGCGAGAGCAACGCCCACATAAACAGCGCGAAAACATTGTCACAGCATGAAGTCGAATGGTTTTTAcatgcaaaaatatttcatttcctCCACCAGCAGCGAGctgtttaataataaaaaaaaaaagaggaagaaAGGGCAGGCGAAATGAGCGACAAAGTAAATTTCATAGTGAGTGAGGAAAAGGGAGTCGgcgcaaataaaaaactgcaaTAAAAATCTGTTTAACATGAAGTGCGGCAAACGCACAAAAGTCTGAGGAAGATCCTCGGAAATCATCTTGTTCTGTCTCTGCTTGCCTTTTGCCCATACACTTTACAACTTATGAGTGCTAATAAAATTCACTCggcacatacacatacacagatATATAGCAGCGCACAAGctcaccgaaaaaaaaatcagcagCAAAGCGAGTCCTTCAAGGTGTGCGCTTTGATAAAGAATTCCCCTCGAAGCAAGTCCTTTATGGTTGGGGACTAAGTGGCGAAGATATCCCAATGGACAGAATAAAAGGCAAggatttcatttaaaatttctcAATTTATTGCGTCAGCTCTGCGGTGGTGGAGTGTTGCTTGCATTGTGCAATTTCTGTGATATTGCCGAATGATGAATGGAATTCTTGATAAAATCTTCGATGCACAAGCTTATTGGGCATTATTAGGTGTGCTATTGTGATTATGGCTTGCACTgaatttcttctttttgtgCAACTTTGTATGGAAAATGCTACTGGCAAAGATTTGTATTTGCAGCTAACAGTATTTAGCCGAAGTTATCTTTAAGTTTTCAAAGGTCTATGCCCCACTGATAACCAAGTTCACTTAAAAAAATCCGTCATACGGATACTACATACAAATAATCAAGAATTATGAGAGAAAAGTGGAAAGCTCTGTTGCTATTGCTTCAGCTGCTTGCTCATTTGGAATCGGGTCAAGCTATTTGGTTTCCCTGGTACTTTCAGCGCTACGGACTAGCCCCACATTCATCCCGCCATGGCGGAGGTCATAAGAACAACACAGACCCCGGGTCAACCTGCCCACCAGGCTACGAAATAAAGGCATCAGTGGCAGGATTGTCTGGCGGAACGGCCGGATGTGAACGCGTAGTTGGATCGAAAGCAGGACGCCTTTGCGACGATAATCCCGTGTTGATGCAACTGGCGCGTCTCTATGTGGTGAGTCCTGAGAGGATTGTCCTGCTCCTGGCGCAGCCATCACTAACCGAGTCCTGCGCCGAGATCACCGATGTGCTGGACAATATTCGGAACTCCATGCGCAATTGTGTCTTGGCACCGGATAACATATACGGAAGACTAGCTGATGGACTGAGCTACTTCCAA
The sequence above is a segment of the Drosophila melanogaster chromosome 2L genome. Coding sequences within it:
- the CG4891 gene encoding uncharacterized protein, translating into MREKWKALLLLLQLLAHLESGQAIWFPWYFQRYGLAPHSSRHGGGHKNNTDPGSTCPPGYEIKASVAGLSGGTAGCERVVGSKAGRLCDDNPVLMQLARLYVVSPERIVLLLAQPSLTESCAEITDVLDNIRNSMRNCVLAPDNIYGRLADGLSYFQSEVCVGGDGSNRKRCTGLQESHNCLKELRTDMIECEAPADWYERRNASKVCHIFNDVLDCYYTRAALLCGLEVARQLRSFAGDSMGRAMIHKCEVSKRLPRVDNAMPVNASSGASLRSSWLGALISWIFVIYFSDIKYIFGLLVY